In Pseudomonas fakonensis, one DNA window encodes the following:
- the rnhB gene encoding ribonuclease HII: MQMGLDFNLVEDLVAGVDEVGRGPLCGAVVTAAVILDPNRPILGLNDSKKLTEARREALFDEICEKALSFCIARAEVEEIDRLNILQATMLAMQRAVEGLHVTPKLALIDGNRCPKLAVPAAPVVKGDSQVPAIAAASILAKVTRDREMSAFELIYPGYGIGGHKGYPTPVHLEALARLGPTPIHRRSFAPVRAAWEAREGVSSSLI; the protein is encoded by the coding sequence ATGCAGATGGGACTGGATTTCAACCTGGTCGAAGACCTGGTGGCCGGCGTTGACGAAGTAGGCCGTGGCCCGCTGTGCGGCGCGGTGGTCACTGCGGCGGTCATTCTTGACCCGAACCGCCCGATCCTTGGCCTGAACGATTCGAAGAAACTCACCGAAGCCAGGCGCGAGGCGCTGTTCGACGAGATCTGCGAAAAGGCCCTGAGCTTTTGCATCGCCCGTGCCGAGGTGGAAGAAATCGACCGCCTGAACATCCTGCAGGCCACCATGCTGGCCATGCAGCGCGCGGTCGAAGGCCTGCACGTCACGCCAAAACTTGCGCTGATCGACGGCAACCGCTGCCCGAAGCTGGCGGTGCCGGCGGCGCCGGTGGTCAAGGGCGACTCGCAGGTGCCAGCCATCGCTGCGGCGTCGATCCTGGCCAAGGTCACCCGTGACCGCGAGATGAGCGCGTTCGAGCTGATCTACCCGGGCTATGGCATTGGCGGGCACAAGGGCTACCCGACGCCGGTGCACCTGGAAGCCCTGGCGCGGCTGGGGCCGACGCCGATTCACCGGCGCTCGTTTGCGCCGGTGCGGGCGGCCTGGGAGGCCCGTGAGGGCGTCTCCAGTTCGTTGATCTGA
- the lpxB gene encoding lipid-A-disaccharide synthase: protein MAQLCVALVAGEASGDILGSGLMRAIKARHPDVRFIGVGGPLMEAEGMASYFPMERLAVMGLVEVLGRLRELLKRRKLLIETLIGEKPDVFIGIDAPDFTLNIELKLRQAGIKTVHYVSPSVWAWRQKRVLKIREGCDLMLTLLPFEARFYEEQGVPVRFVGHPLADTIPLEADRAAARAELGLADGPVIALMPGSRGGEVGRLGALFLDAAQRLGELVPGARFVLPCANAARRAQVEQMLVGRELPLTLLDGQSHQALAACDAVLIASGTATLEAMLYKRPMVVAYRLAPLTYWILKRMVKSPYVSLPNLLAQRMLVPELLQDAATSEALAQTLAPLVQDGTQQTDSFDQIHRTLRRDASNQAADAVLALLKDR, encoded by the coding sequence ATGGCGCAGCTCTGTGTGGCGCTGGTCGCAGGCGAGGCCAGCGGCGATATTCTCGGCTCCGGCCTGATGCGCGCCATCAAGGCCCGCCACCCCGATGTACGCTTCATCGGGGTCGGCGGCCCCTTGATGGAAGCCGAAGGCATGGCCTCGTACTTCCCCATGGAGCGCCTGGCGGTAATGGGCCTGGTGGAGGTGCTCGGGCGCCTGCGCGAGCTGCTCAAGCGGCGCAAGCTGCTGATCGAGACGCTGATCGGCGAAAAGCCCGATGTGTTCATTGGTATCGACGCGCCTGACTTCACCCTCAACATCGAGCTCAAGCTGCGCCAGGCCGGGATCAAGACCGTGCACTACGTCAGCCCGTCGGTGTGGGCGTGGCGGCAGAAGCGCGTGCTGAAGATCCGCGAAGGTTGCGACCTGATGCTCACCCTGTTGCCGTTCGAGGCGCGCTTCTATGAGGAGCAGGGCGTACCGGTGCGTTTCGTCGGCCACCCGCTGGCCGACACCATCCCGCTCGAAGCCGACCGCGCTGCGGCACGCGCCGAGCTGGGGCTGGCCGATGGCCCGGTGATTGCGCTGATGCCTGGCAGCCGTGGTGGCGAAGTGGGGCGGTTGGGGGCCTTGTTTCTCGATGCCGCCCAGCGCCTGGGTGAGCTGGTGCCTGGTGCGCGCTTCGTGCTGCCTTGCGCCAACGCCGCGCGCCGCGCCCAGGTCGAGCAGATGCTCGTAGGCCGCGAACTGCCGCTGACCCTGCTCGACGGCCAGTCGCACCAGGCCCTGGCGGCCTGCGATGCGGTGCTGATTGCCTCGGGCACGGCCACGCTGGAGGCGATGCTGTACAAGCGCCCGATGGTGGTGGCCTACCGCCTGGCGCCGCTGACGTACTGGATTCTCAAACGCATGGTCAAGAGCCCCTACGTGTCGCTGCCCAACCTGTTGGCCCAGCGCATGCTGGTACCAGAACTGCTGCAGGACGCCGCCACCAGTGAGGCCCTGGCCCAGACCTTGGCGCCGCTGGTGCAGGATGGCACGCAGCAGACCGACAGCTTCGACCAGATTCACCGTACCCTGCGCCGTGACGCCTCCAACCAGGCGGCTGACGCGGTGCTGGCCCTGTTGAAGGACCGTTGA
- the lpxA gene encoding acyl-ACP--UDP-N-acetylglucosamine O-acyltransferase has translation MSLIDPRAIIDPSAKLADGVEVGPWSIVGPGVEIGEGTVIGPHVVLKGPTRIGKHNRIYQFSSIGEDTPDLKYKGEATRLVIGDHNVIREGVTIHRGTVQDRSETTLGDHNLIMAYAHIGHDSVIGNHCILVNNTALAGHVHVGDWAILSGYTLVHQYCHIGAHAFSGMGTAIGKDVPAFVTVFGSPAEARSMNFEGMRRRGFSDEVIHALRRAYKIVYRQGLTVEEAVKELDELVSQFPEVDLFRQSILKSDRGITR, from the coding sequence ATGAGTCTGATTGACCCTCGGGCGATCATCGACCCCTCGGCCAAATTGGCCGACGGTGTCGAGGTCGGCCCTTGGTCGATCGTTGGCCCCGGTGTCGAAATCGGGGAGGGCACCGTCATTGGCCCGCATGTGGTGCTCAAGGGGCCGACCCGTATCGGCAAGCACAACCGCATCTACCAGTTCAGCTCCATCGGTGAAGACACCCCTGACCTCAAGTACAAGGGTGAAGCGACGCGCTTGGTGATCGGCGACCACAATGTGATCCGCGAGGGTGTCACCATCCACCGCGGCACGGTGCAGGACCGCTCTGAAACCACTCTGGGCGACCACAACCTGATCATGGCCTACGCCCACATCGGCCACGACAGCGTCATCGGCAACCACTGCATCCTGGTCAACAACACCGCGCTGGCCGGGCATGTGCACGTGGGCGATTGGGCGATCCTGTCCGGTTACACCCTGGTGCACCAGTACTGCCACATCGGTGCCCACGCCTTCTCCGGCATGGGTACGGCGATCGGCAAGGACGTCCCGGCTTTCGTCACCGTGTTCGGCAGCCCGGCCGAGGCCCGCAGCATGAACTTCGAAGGCATGCGCCGTCGCGGTTTCAGCGACGAGGTCATCCATGCCCTGCGCCGCGCCTACAAGATCGTCTACCGCCAGGGCCTGACCGTTGAAGAAGCGGTGAAGGAGCTGGACGAGCTGGTCAGCCAGTTCCCCGAAGTGGACCTGTTCCGCCAGTCGATCCTCAAGTCCGACCGCGGCATCACCCGCTGA
- the fabZ gene encoding 3-hydroxyacyl-ACP dehydratase FabZ: MMDINEIREYLPHRYPFLLVDRVTDLDFEAQSIRAYKNVSINEPFFNGHFPAHPIMPGVLIIEAMAQAAGILGFKMLDAKPADGTLYYFVGSDKLRFRQPVLPGDQLVLEAKFLSRKSMIWKFECRALVDGKPVCSAEITCAERSL, encoded by the coding sequence ATGATGGACATCAACGAGATTCGCGAATACCTGCCTCACCGTTACCCGTTCCTGCTTGTGGACCGCGTCACGGACCTGGACTTCGAGGCCCAGAGCATTCGTGCCTACAAGAATGTCAGCATCAACGAGCCGTTCTTCAACGGCCATTTCCCGGCGCATCCGATCATGCCGGGCGTGCTGATCATCGAGGCCATGGCCCAGGCGGCCGGTATTCTCGGTTTCAAGATGCTCGACGCAAAACCTGCCGACGGCACCCTGTACTACTTCGTCGGCTCCGACAAGCTGCGCTTCCGCCAGCCGGTGCTGCCGGGCGACCAATTGGTGCTGGAAGCCAAGTTCCTCAGCCGCAAGAGCATGATCTGGAAATTCGAATGCCGCGCGCTGGTCGACGGCAAGCCGGTTTGCTCGGCCGAGATCACTTGTGCGGAACGCTCCCTATGA
- the lpxD gene encoding UDP-3-O-(3-hydroxymyristoyl)glucosamine N-acyltransferase, which yields MTVTMTLGQLAEALGAQLKGPEALQITGLATLQEAGAGQLSFLANKQYRKFLDDTQAAAVLLKAEDAEGFAGNALIVADPYLAYARISHLFDPKPKAVAGIHPSAVVHEDAEVDASASIGPFAVIEAGARIGANVSVGAHCFVGARCVIGDGGWLAPRVTLYHDVTIGKRVVIQSGAVIGGEGFGFANEKGVWQKIAQIGGVTLGDDVEIGVNTAVDRGALSDTRIGNGVKLDNQIQIAHNVQVGDHTAMAACVGISGSTKIGKHCMIAGGVGMVGHIDVCDNVFVSGMTMVTRSITEPGGYSSGTAMQPLAEWRKSAARIRQLDEMSKRLGQLEKRVDTVTSGGQPTSEG from the coding sequence ATGACCGTGACCATGACGCTCGGCCAGCTGGCCGAGGCCCTCGGGGCACAGCTCAAAGGCCCCGAGGCGCTGCAGATCACCGGCCTTGCCACCTTGCAGGAGGCAGGCGCCGGGCAGTTGAGCTTCCTTGCCAACAAGCAGTACCGCAAGTTCCTCGACGACACCCAGGCCGCGGCAGTACTGCTCAAGGCCGAGGACGCCGAGGGCTTTGCCGGCAATGCCCTGATTGTCGCCGACCCGTACCTTGCGTACGCGCGCATTTCGCACCTGTTCGACCCCAAGCCCAAGGCTGTGGCGGGAATTCATCCCAGCGCCGTGGTGCATGAGGACGCAGAGGTCGATGCCAGCGCCAGCATTGGCCCGTTCGCGGTGATCGAGGCCGGTGCACGCATTGGTGCCAACGTGAGTGTCGGTGCGCATTGCTTCGTCGGTGCCCGCTGCGTCATCGGTGACGGTGGCTGGCTGGCACCGCGGGTCACCTTGTACCATGACGTGACCATCGGCAAGCGCGTGGTGATCCAGTCGGGCGCTGTGATCGGCGGCGAAGGCTTCGGCTTTGCCAACGAGAAGGGCGTGTGGCAGAAGATCGCCCAAATTGGCGGCGTGACCCTGGGGGATGACGTGGAAATCGGCGTGAACACTGCGGTTGACCGCGGTGCGCTGTCCGATACGCGCATCGGCAACGGCGTCAAGCTCGACAACCAGATCCAGATCGCCCACAACGTGCAGGTCGGTGACCACACGGCCATGGCGGCCTGCGTCGGTATTTCCGGCAGCACCAAGATCGGCAAGCACTGCATGATCGCGGGTGGTGTCGGCATGGTCGGCCACATCGATGTTTGCGACAACGTGTTTGTCTCCGGCATGACCATGGTCACCCGTTCCATTACCGAACCGGGCGGCTATTCTTCCGGAACGGCCATGCAACCCCTGGCCGAATGGCGCAAGAGCGCCGCGCGTATCCGCCAGCTCGACGAGATGTCCAAGCGCCTCGGGCAGCTGGAAAAACGTGTCGATACCGTGACCTCAGGTGGCCAGCCGACATCAGAAGGCTGA
- a CDS encoding OmpH family outer membrane protein, whose amino-acid sequence MRKLTQLALVAAALVATPAFAEMKVAVLNYQMALLESDAAKKYAVDAEKKFGPQLTKLKTLESSAKGIQDRLIKGGDKMPQPERERLELEFKQKARDFQFQSKELNEAKAVADRDMLKQLKPKLDGAVEEVIKKGGFDLVLERGAVIDVKPQYDITRQVIERMNQAR is encoded by the coding sequence GTGCGTAAGTTGACCCAACTGGCCCTCGTGGCCGCGGCGCTGGTCGCCACCCCGGCTTTCGCCGAAATGAAGGTTGCCGTGCTGAACTATCAGATGGCCCTGCTCGAATCCGATGCGGCCAAGAAGTACGCCGTTGACGCCGAGAAGAAGTTCGGCCCGCAGCTGACCAAGCTCAAGACCCTGGAAAGCAGCGCCAAGGGCATCCAGGACCGCCTGATCAAAGGTGGTGACAAGATGCCTCAGCCAGAGCGTGAGCGCCTGGAGCTCGAATTCAAGCAAAAAGCCCGCGACTTCCAGTTCCAGTCCAAGGAACTGAACGAAGCCAAGGCCGTTGCCGACCGTGACATGCTCAAGCAGCTCAAGCCAAAGCTGGACGGCGCTGTGGAAGAAGTCATCAAGAAGGGCGGCTTCGACCTGGTGCTCGAGCGTGGCGCGGTCATCGATGTCAAGCCTCAGTACGACATCACCCGCCAGGTCATCGAGCGCATGAACCAAGCGCGTTGA
- the bamA gene encoding outer membrane protein assembly factor BamA — protein MKRLLLTAVLSALMIAEVHAESFTISDIRVNGLQRVSAGSVFGALPLNVGDQVDDRRLVDSTRSLFKTGFFQDIQLNRDGNVLIINVVERPSVSSIEIEGNKAISTEDLMKGLKQSGLAEGEIFQRATLEGVRNELQRQYVAQGRYSAEVDAEVVPQPRNRVGLKIKINEGTVAAIQHINIVGNTVFDDEELAQLFELKTTNWLSFFKNDDKYAREKLSGDLERLRSYYLDRGYINMDIASTQVSITPDKKHVYITVNVNEGEKYTVRDVKLSGDLKVPEDQVKSLLLVQPGQVFSRKVMTTSSDLITRRLGNEGYTFANVNGVPQAHDEDHTVDIMFVVDPGKRAYVNRINYRGNTKTEDEVLRREMRQMEGGWASTYLIDQSKTRLERLGFFKEVNVETPAVPGTDDQVDVNYAVEEQASGSITASVGFAQSAGLILGGSISQSNFLGTGNKVSIGLTRSEYQTRYNFGFVDPYFTADGVSLGYNAFYRSTNYDDLDVDVASYAVDSLGAGVSLGYPISETSRLTYGLTVQQDKIKTGKYTVDEIFDFLENEGDNFLNFKASIGWSESTLNKGVLATRGHSQSLTLETTVPGSDLSFYKLDYRGQLFKPINNDYTLRLHTELGYGDGFGSTSGLPFYENYYAGGFNSVRGFKDSSLGPRSTPSTGKNPGTIADPDQDPLPFGGNVLVQGGVELLFPLPFVKDQRSLRTSVFWDVGNVFDTNCGSKPDCAKVGFSDMASSVGLGVTWITALGPLSFSLAMPIKKPDDADTQVFQFSLGQTF, from the coding sequence ATGAAACGTCTGCTGCTAACTGCGGTGCTCTCCGCACTGATGATCGCTGAAGTTCACGCCGAGTCCTTCACCATCTCCGATATTCGCGTCAACGGCCTGCAGCGGGTTTCCGCCGGCAGCGTGTTCGGCGCCTTGCCGCTGAACGTCGGTGACCAGGTCGACGACCGTCGCCTGGTGGACTCGACCCGTTCGCTGTTCAAGACCGGCTTCTTCCAGGACATCCAGCTGAACCGCGACGGCAATGTCCTGATCATCAACGTGGTCGAGCGCCCGTCGGTCTCCAGCATCGAGATCGAAGGCAACAAGGCGATCAGCACCGAAGACCTGATGAAGGGCCTGAAGCAATCGGGCCTGGCCGAAGGCGAGATATTCCAGCGTGCAACGCTTGAGGGCGTGCGTAACGAACTGCAGCGCCAGTACGTGGCCCAGGGCCGCTACTCGGCCGAGGTCGACGCCGAAGTGGTGCCGCAGCCGCGCAACCGCGTGGGCCTGAAGATCAAGATCAACGAAGGCACCGTGGCGGCCATCCAGCACATCAACATCGTCGGCAACACCGTGTTCGACGACGAAGAGCTGGCCCAGCTGTTCGAGCTGAAAACCACCAACTGGCTGTCGTTCTTCAAGAACGACGACAAGTACGCTCGCGAAAAACTCTCCGGTGACCTGGAGCGCCTGCGCTCGTACTACCTGGACCGCGGCTACATCAACATGGACATCGCCTCCACCCAGGTGTCCATCACCCCGGACAAGAAGCACGTCTACATCACGGTCAACGTCAACGAAGGCGAAAAGTACACCGTGCGTGACGTGAAGCTCTCCGGCGACCTGAAAGTGCCGGAAGACCAGGTCAAGTCGCTGCTGCTGGTGCAGCCTGGCCAGGTGTTCTCGCGCAAGGTCATGACCACCAGCTCCGACCTGATCACCCGCCGCCTGGGTAACGAAGGCTATACCTTCGCCAACGTCAACGGCGTGCCGCAGGCGCACGATGAAGACCACACCGTCGACATCATGTTCGTGGTCGACCCGGGCAAGCGTGCCTACGTCAACCGCATCAACTACCGCGGCAACACCAAGACCGAAGACGAAGTGCTGCGCCGTGAAATGCGCCAGATGGAAGGCGGCTGGGCTTCGACCTACCTGATCGACCAGTCCAAGACCCGCCTGGAGCGCCTGGGCTTCTTCAAGGAAGTCAACGTCGAAACCCCGGCAGTGCCAGGCACCGACGACCAGGTTGACGTGAACTACGCCGTGGAAGAACAAGCCTCGGGCTCGATCACCGCCAGCGTTGGTTTCGCGCAAAGCGCGGGCCTGATCCTGGGCGGCTCGATCAGCCAGAGCAACTTCCTCGGTACCGGTAACAAGGTGTCCATCGGCCTGACCCGTTCGGAATACCAGACCCGCTACAACTTCGGCTTCGTCGACCCCTACTTCACCGCCGACGGCGTGAGCCTGGGCTACAACGCCTTCTACCGCAGCACCAACTACGACGACCTCGACGTCGACGTGGCCAGCTATGCGGTGGACAGCCTCGGTGCCGGTGTCAGCCTGGGCTACCCGATCAGCGAGACCTCGCGCCTGACCTACGGCCTGACCGTGCAGCAGGACAAGATCAAGACCGGCAAGTACACCGTCGACGAGATCTTCGACTTCCTCGAGAACGAAGGCGACAACTTCCTCAACTTCAAGGCGTCGATCGGCTGGTCCGAGTCCACGCTCAACAAAGGCGTGCTGGCAACCCGTGGTCATTCGCAAAGCCTGACCCTGGAAACCACCGTGCCGGGCAGCGACCTGTCGTTCTACAAGCTCGACTACCGCGGCCAGCTGTTCAAGCCAATCAACAACGACTACACCCTGCGCCTGCACACCGAGCTGGGTTACGGTGACGGCTTCGGCTCCACCTCGGGCCTGCCGTTCTATGAAAACTACTACGCCGGTGGTTTCAACTCGGTCCGTGGCTTCAAGGACAGCAGCCTTGGCCCGCGCAGCACCCCGAGTACCGGCAAGAACCCGGGCACCATCGCCGACCCGGATCAGGATCCGCTGCCGTTCGGTGGCAACGTGCTGGTGCAGGGTGGTGTGGAACTGCTGTTCCCGCTGCCGTTCGTCAAGGACCAGCGTTCGCTGCGCACCTCCGTGTTCTGGGACGTGGGTAACGTGTTCGACACCAATTGCGGCTCCAAGCCCGATTGCGCCAAGGTCGGTTTCAGCGACATGGCCAGCTCGGTCGGCCTGGGCGTAACCTGGATCACTGCGTTGGGCCCGCTGAGCTTCAGCCTGGCGATGCCGATCAAGAAGCCGGACGACGCCGACACCCAGGTGTTCCAATTCTCTCTGGGCCAGACCTTCTAA
- the rseP gene encoding RIP metalloprotease RseP, with protein MSALYMIVGTLVALGVLVTFHEFGHFWVARRCGVKVLRFSVGFGAPLVRWHDRHGTEFVVAAIPLGGYVKMLDEREGDVPPALAGQSFNRKSVRQRIAIVAAGPIANFLLAILFFWVIAMLGTQQVRPVIGSVESGSLAASAGLSAGQEIVSIDGKPTNGWSAVNLQLVRRLGESGSLRVGVVEEGASTARQFDIQLDHWLKGADEPDPIQSLGLRPWRPAVVPVLAEIDPKGPAAAAGLKSGDKLLAIDGTALADWQQVVDAVRARPESKVSLRIERDGAQQDVAVTLARKGEGQASGGYLGAGVKAGEWPASMLREVSYGPLEAVGEGLSRTWSMSVLTLESLKKMLFGELSVKNLSGPITIAKVAGASAQSGVGDFLNFLAYLSISLGVLNLLPIPVLDGGHLLFYLIEWARGRPLSDRVQGWGVQIGISLVVGVMLLALINDLGRL; from the coding sequence ATGTCTGCGCTTTACATGATCGTCGGCACCTTGGTGGCACTGGGGGTGTTGGTCACCTTCCATGAGTTCGGCCACTTCTGGGTGGCGCGGCGCTGCGGCGTGAAGGTGCTGCGTTTCTCGGTGGGCTTCGGTGCGCCGCTGGTGCGCTGGCATGACCGCCATGGCACCGAGTTCGTGGTGGCGGCCATTCCGCTGGGTGGCTACGTCAAGATGCTCGACGAGCGCGAAGGCGATGTGCCGCCGGCGCTGGCCGGGCAGTCGTTCAATCGCAAGTCGGTGCGCCAGCGCATCGCAATCGTTGCTGCCGGCCCCATCGCCAATTTTTTGCTGGCCATTCTGTTTTTCTGGGTCATCGCCATGCTGGGCACGCAACAGGTGCGCCCGGTCATCGGTTCGGTCGAATCGGGAAGCCTGGCCGCCAGTGCCGGCCTGAGCGCTGGCCAGGAAATCGTTTCCATTGATGGCAAGCCGACCAATGGCTGGTCGGCGGTCAACTTGCAGCTGGTGCGCCGCCTCGGCGAGAGCGGCAGCCTGCGCGTGGGTGTGGTGGAGGAAGGCGCCAGCACTGCCCGCCAATTCGATATCCAGCTCGACCACTGGCTCAAGGGCGCCGATGAGCCCGACCCGATCCAGTCCCTCGGCCTGCGCCCGTGGCGCCCGGCGGTAGTGCCGGTGCTGGCCGAGATCGACCCCAAGGGCCCGGCCGCTGCCGCCGGGCTCAAGAGTGGCGACAAGCTGTTGGCCATCGACGGTACTGCGCTGGCCGACTGGCAGCAGGTGGTCGACGCCGTACGTGCTCGCCCCGAGAGCAAGGTCAGCCTGCGTATCGAACGTGACGGTGCTCAGCAGGATGTCGCGGTTACCCTGGCGCGCAAGGGCGAAGGCCAGGCTTCCGGTGGCTACCTTGGCGCTGGCGTGAAGGCTGGCGAGTGGCCGGCCTCGATGCTTCGCGAGGTCAGCTACGGCCCGCTGGAAGCGGTGGGCGAGGGGCTCTCGCGCACCTGGAGCATGAGCGTCCTGACCCTCGAGTCGCTGAAGAAAATGCTGTTCGGGGAGCTCTCGGTAAAAAACTTGAGCGGACCGATAACCATTGCTAAAGTGGCGGGCGCTTCAGCCCAGTCGGGCGTTGGGGATTTCCTGAATTTCCTGGCCTACCTGAGCATAAGCCTGGGGGTTCTGAATCTGCTGCCCATCCCGGTACTGGATGGGGGGCACTTGCTGTTCTACCTGATCGAGTGGGCGCGCGGTCGTCCGCTCTCGGATCGGGTGCAAGGTTGGGGGGTCCAGATCGGTATCAGTTTGGTCGTAGGGGTGATGTTGCTCGCCCTGATCAACGATCTGGGTCGACTATAA
- the ispC gene encoding 1-deoxy-D-xylulose-5-phosphate reductoisomerase has protein sequence MSQPQRITVLGATGSIGLSTLDVIARHPDRYQVFALSGYSRVDELLALCLRHRPAFAVVPGSDAATRLREGLKTADCATEVLEGEAGLCQVSAAPEVDTVMAAIVGAAGLRPTLAAVEAGKKVLLANKEALVMSGALFMDAVRRSGAVLLPIDSEHNAIFQCMPGDYARGLNAVGVRRILLTASGGPFRETPAAELLNVTPEQACAHPNWSMGRKISVDSASMMNKGLELIEACWLFDAAPGQVEVVVHPQSVIHSLVDYVDGSVLAQLGNPDMRTPIANALAWPERIDSGVAPLDLFSIARLDFQAPDEQRFPCLRLARQAAEAGNSAPAVLNAANEVAVEAFLQGRIRFPEIAGMIEQVLEQEPVVPVATLDTVFAADQRARELSREWLRRHGR, from the coding sequence GTGAGTCAGCCGCAGCGCATTACCGTGCTGGGTGCGACTGGCTCCATCGGCCTGAGCACCCTCGATGTGATTGCCCGCCATCCGGACCGTTACCAGGTGTTTGCCCTGAGCGGCTATTCGCGGGTCGACGAGCTGTTGGCCTTGTGCTTGCGCCATCGCCCGGCGTTTGCCGTGGTGCCGGGTAGCGATGCGGCCACGCGCCTGCGCGAGGGTTTGAAAACCGCCGACTGCGCCACCGAAGTGCTGGAAGGCGAGGCCGGATTGTGCCAGGTGTCTGCCGCGCCTGAAGTGGATACCGTCATGGCGGCCATTGTCGGTGCTGCGGGCCTGCGCCCGACGCTGGCGGCGGTAGAGGCCGGCAAGAAGGTGCTGCTGGCCAACAAGGAAGCCTTGGTCATGTCCGGGGCGCTGTTCATGGACGCAGTGCGGCGCAGCGGCGCGGTGCTGCTGCCGATCGACAGCGAGCACAATGCGATCTTCCAGTGCATGCCCGGCGATTACGCCCGTGGCCTGAACGCGGTGGGCGTGCGGCGCATCCTGCTGACCGCCTCGGGCGGGCCGTTCCGCGAAACGCCTGCGGCTGAGTTGCTGAATGTTACCCCCGAACAGGCCTGCGCTCACCCCAACTGGTCCATGGGGCGCAAGATTTCGGTGGACTCGGCGAGCATGATGAACAAGGGCCTGGAGCTGATCGAGGCCTGCTGGTTGTTCGATGCGGCGCCCGGTCAGGTGGAGGTGGTGGTACACCCGCAGAGTGTGATCCACTCGCTGGTCGACTATGTCGACGGTTCGGTGCTGGCCCAGCTGGGTAACCCGGACATGCGCACCCCCATCGCCAACGCCCTGGCCTGGCCCGAGCGCATCGATTCGGGTGTTGCGCCGCTGGACCTGTTCAGCATCGCCCGTCTGGATTTCCAGGCCCCCGACGAACAGCGCTTCCCTTGCCTGCGCCTGGCGCGTCAGGCTGCCGAGGCGGGCAACAGTGCCCCGGCGGTGCTCAATGCGGCCAACGAAGTGGCAGTGGAGGCGTTTTTGCAGGGGCGCATCCGCTTCCCCGAGATCGCGGGTATGATCGAACAGGTGCTCGAGCAGGAACCGGTGGTGCCGGTGGCCACGCTCGACACCGTATTCGCCGCCGACCAGCGTGCCCGGGAACTTTCCCGGGAATGGCTGCGGCGCCACGGTCGCTGA
- a CDS encoding phosphatidate cytidylyltransferase has product MLRQRIITALILLPVALCGFFLLNGGDFALFIGLVVTLGAWEWARLAGLVAQPLRIAYAAVVAGGLMLLYILPELAPWVLGASVIWWALATWLVLTYPRSNELWSSAACRLLIGLLILLPAWQGLVLLKHWPLGNWLILAVMVLVWAADIGAYFSGRAFGKRKLAPQVSPGKSWEGVYGGLAVSLLITLVVGLNRGWSIGELLLGLLGAVVVVMSSVVGDLTESMFKRREGIKDSSNLLPGHGGVLDRIDSLTAAIPMFAVLLWAAEWGVM; this is encoded by the coding sequence ATGCTTAGACAACGCATCATTACCGCGCTGATCCTGCTGCCGGTCGCGCTGTGTGGTTTCTTCCTGCTCAATGGTGGGGATTTCGCACTGTTCATCGGCCTGGTGGTCACTCTGGGGGCCTGGGAGTGGGCGCGCTTGGCCGGGCTGGTGGCCCAGCCGCTGCGTATTGCCTACGCCGCTGTCGTCGCAGGCGGCCTGATGCTGCTGTATATCCTGCCGGAGCTGGCGCCCTGGGTGCTGGGTGCGTCGGTGATCTGGTGGGCGCTGGCCACCTGGCTGGTGCTCACTTACCCGCGCAGCAACGAGCTGTGGAGCAGCGCGGCTTGCCGCCTGCTGATCGGCCTGCTGATCCTGTTGCCGGCCTGGCAGGGGTTGGTGCTGCTCAAGCACTGGCCGCTGGGCAACTGGCTGATCCTGGCGGTCATGGTGCTGGTGTGGGCTGCCGACATTGGTGCGTATTTCTCCGGGCGTGCCTTCGGCAAGCGCAAGCTGGCGCCGCAGGTCAGCCCGGGCAAGAGCTGGGAAGGCGTCTATGGCGGTCTGGCGGTCAGCCTGCTGATCACCCTGGTAGTCGGCCTGAACCGCGGCTGGAGTATCGGTGAGCTGCTGCTGGGTCTGCTGGGTGCGGTGGTGGTGGTGATGTCCTCGGTGGTCGGCGACCTGACCGAGAGCATGTTCAAGCGCCGCGAAGGCATCAAGGACAGCAGCAACCTGCTGCCCGGCCATGGTGGTGTGCTCGACCGTATCGACAGCCTGACCGCGGCCATCCCGATGTTCGCCGTGCTGTTGTGGGCTGCCGAATGGGGTGTGATGTGA